A window of Chitinophagales bacterium contains these coding sequences:
- a CDS encoding amino acid permease: MANQLFRKKSIDHINREAAENDAKEGHGAGLRKILGVKDLTFLGIAAVVGAGVFSTIGSAAYNGGPGISLLFVITAVTCGFSALCYAEFASRVPVSGSAYTYSYVTFGEIIAWIIGWALILEYAIGNIVVAISWSGYFNNLLENVLHIHLPDWMLVDPQTAKEAYKTATEALASGTVTDPAQLKSFQFAVDAWNQAPRLGENPIFFNLPAFIIVVLITWLAYIGIKESKQSANFMVIFKVAVIIFVIIAGAFFVDTNNWTPFLPNRFEGVLKGVSAVFYAYIGFDAISTTAEECKNPQRDMPKAMINSLLICTVLYILIALVLTGMENYANFKDVNDPLAFVFEKRAPWIETIVSISAVVATTSVLLVFQLGQPRIWMSMSRDGLLPKQFRKIHPRYQTPSFATIVTGIIVAVPSLFIESGIVTDLTSIGTLFAFVLVSGGVLLLPRIAKQPGKFSLPYVNGKFIIPAMLALFFYAFHGRIYDAIMNIATAEHQELFFLIFVVIALILTILTFIRNYSLIPMLGVLFCLYLMIEIPLKSWYLFFAWMGLGLVVYFLYGFRNSKLAKTN, from the coding sequence ATGGCCAATCAATTATTTCGTAAGAAATCGATCGATCATATCAACCGTGAAGCCGCTGAGAACGATGCCAAAGAAGGCCATGGCGCCGGATTGCGGAAAATATTGGGTGTCAAAGACCTGACATTCCTGGGTATTGCGGCCGTAGTTGGAGCCGGAGTTTTTTCTACCATTGGATCAGCGGCCTACAATGGGGGACCGGGTATCTCCCTGCTCTTTGTCATTACCGCGGTCACCTGTGGCTTCTCGGCCCTTTGTTATGCGGAATTTGCCAGCCGGGTACCCGTATCCGGAAGCGCCTATACGTATTCATATGTCACCTTTGGAGAGATCATAGCCTGGATTATTGGCTGGGCCCTGATTCTCGAATACGCCATTGGCAATATCGTGGTGGCTATTTCATGGAGTGGCTATTTCAATAATCTCTTGGAGAATGTGCTGCATATTCACCTGCCCGATTGGATGTTAGTGGACCCTCAAACAGCCAAGGAGGCGTATAAAACGGCCACCGAAGCCCTCGCCAGTGGAACCGTTACCGACCCGGCCCAATTAAAATCCTTTCAATTTGCCGTGGATGCCTGGAACCAGGCACCCCGTCTTGGAGAGAATCCCATTTTCTTTAACCTGCCCGCCTTTATCATCGTTGTACTGATCACCTGGCTGGCCTATATCGGCATCAAGGAGAGTAAGCAATCCGCCAACTTTATGGTGATCTTCAAGGTCGCCGTGATCATCTTTGTTATCATTGCCGGGGCCTTCTTTGTGGATACCAATAACTGGACACCCTTCCTTCCCAATCGTTTTGAAGGGGTGCTAAAAGGCGTCTCAGCGGTCTTTTACGCTTATATCGGCTTTGATGCGATCTCCACCACCGCCGAAGAATGTAAGAACCCGCAACGGGATATGCCCAAGGCCATGATCAATTCCCTGCTTATCTGTACCGTACTCTATATCCTGATCGCCCTGGTGCTTACAGGTATGGAGAACTATGCCAATTTCAAGGATGTGAACGATCCCCTGGCCTTTGTTTTTGAAAAAAGAGCACCCTGGATCGAGACCATTGTATCCATCAGTGCGGTGGTTGCCACCACGAGTGTCCTGCTCGTATTTCAACTGGGCCAACCCCGGATCTGGATGAGCATGAGCCGCGATGGGTTATTGCCTAAGCAGTTTCGCAAGATCCATCCCAGGTATCAGACTCCGTCTTTTGCCACCATCGTTACAGGGATCATTGTGGCGGTGCCTTCCCTGTTCATTGAATCAGGGATCGTTACCGACCTTACGAGTATCGGTACCCTCTTTGCGTTTGTCCTGGTATCTGGAGGGGTACTCCTGCTTCCCCGTATCGCCAAACAACCGGGTAAATTCAGTCTGCCCTACGTCAATGGAAAATTCATCATTCCAGCCATGCTGGCCCTTTTCTTTTATGCATTTCATGGACGTATCTATGACGCGATCATGAATATTGCCACGGCCGAACATCAGGAATTATTCTTTTTGATCTTTGTGGTCATCGCACTCATCCTGACTATTCTGACCTTTATACGCAACTATTCGCTCATTCCCATGCTGGGTGTACTGTTCTGTCTCTATCTCATGATCGAGATTCCGCTCAAGAGCTGGTACCTGTTCTTTGCCTGGATGGGATTGGGGTTGGTGGTGTATTTCCTGTATGGGTTCAGGAATAGTAAGCTGGCGAAAACGAATTAG
- a CDS encoding 5-formyltetrahydrofolate cyclo-ligase produces MIKSEARKLFRQQRLELSRKDKSRFDDLLLIEFQRASLPFINCLLSYWPIEEYNEPNTHLFTDYIEFMNPKLQICYPRTIPGTSEMHAILTAEGASFMRNDYNIPEPREGERIDPARLDMVFVPLLVFDKQGFRAGYGKGFYDRFLSNCRPDCVKIGFSYFDPVDSLEDTDSFDIPLNLCVTPNKTYVF; encoded by the coding sequence ATGATCAAATCTGAAGCCAGGAAATTATTCCGCCAGCAAAGACTCGAATTATCCCGAAAGGATAAGAGCCGTTTTGACGACCTGCTCCTTATTGAGTTCCAGCGTGCCAGTCTTCCTTTTATAAACTGCCTCTTGTCCTACTGGCCCATTGAGGAGTACAATGAACCCAATACTCATCTGTTTACAGACTATATTGAGTTCATGAACCCCAAACTCCAGATATGCTATCCCCGAACCATACCGGGTACATCAGAAATGCACGCGATCCTGACCGCTGAAGGGGCCAGTTTCATGCGCAACGATTACAATATTCCTGAGCCGCGTGAAGGTGAGCGGATCGACCCTGCCCGGCTGGACATGGTTTTTGTACCTCTGCTTGTTTTTGATAAACAAGGTTTCAGGGCCGGGTATGGAAAAGGATTCTATGACCGTTTCTTATCAAATTGCCGACCAGATTGTGTCAAGATCGGATTTTCCTATTTCGACCCGGTCGATAGCCTGGAGGATACCGACTCGTTTGATATCCCGCTCAACCTGTGCGTAACACCCAATAAGACCTATGTTTTCTAA
- the rnr gene encoding ribonuclease R: MGRKNSKKKAKEKPSRKHKVHKEKTVVGKLDISRSGMGFVIVDGLPEDILVRPGDFNTALHGDTVRVEVKEGRDRKRSQGVITQVIHRRQTEFIGRLQMSANFAFFVPDTDKRMPDIFIPLQSLNGAKDRDRVVARINTWEKGGKRPMGEVVTILDDEDDNDIAMKDILLDAGFPIGFEDEVMEEAGRINEVITPAEIAKRKDIRDILTITIDPVDAKDFDDAISFRILKNGNYEIGVHIADVSHYVEEGSVLDKAAYGKATSVYLPDRVNPMLPEHISNVLCSLRPHEDKLTFSVIFQMTPKGEIKQYWIGKTIIHSDHRFTYEEVQEIIETEDGLYRDEILILNSIAKSLRKKRFRHGAIAFSSQEVRFKLDEKGKPIGIMIKESKESHQLIEEFMLLANRTVAENVSKIKHNNKPIPLPYRVHDTPDEEKLLPFVAFAKKFGHSFDMSSPHAIAASFNQLLKDVHGKPEQHVLEQLGIRTMAKAKYTIENVGHYGLGFEHYCHFTSPIRRYPDILVHRVMQSILTSAIQPDKKMEEKCKHSSERERAAMEAERSANKYKQVEYMQNFLGEEFEGIISGVAAFGFWVETVDHKCEGLVSISSLSDYDDFRHVESDYCLTGLRSGRQFRMGDKVSIKVVAASLEKRQLDYEWVVASGLKEGKKKKK; encoded by the coding sequence ATGGGAAGGAAAAATTCAAAAAAGAAAGCGAAAGAGAAACCCTCCAGGAAACATAAGGTCCACAAGGAGAAGACCGTCGTTGGTAAGTTGGATATCAGCCGGTCGGGAATGGGATTTGTGATCGTGGATGGACTGCCGGAAGATATATTGGTCAGACCCGGTGACTTCAACACGGCCTTACATGGAGATACCGTAAGGGTGGAGGTAAAAGAAGGTCGCGACCGCAAACGTTCACAAGGGGTGATAACCCAGGTTATCCACCGACGCCAAACTGAATTTATCGGGCGCCTGCAAATGAGTGCCAACTTCGCCTTTTTTGTGCCTGATACCGATAAACGCATGCCGGATATTTTCATTCCGCTCCAATCTCTCAATGGCGCTAAAGACCGCGATCGGGTGGTGGCCAGGATCAATACCTGGGAAAAAGGGGGCAAAAGACCAATGGGGGAAGTGGTGACCATTCTGGATGATGAAGATGATAACGACATTGCGATGAAGGACATTCTGCTGGATGCCGGTTTCCCGATCGGGTTTGAGGACGAAGTGATGGAAGAAGCCGGAAGAATAAATGAAGTGATAACCCCTGCAGAAATTGCAAAAAGAAAAGACATCCGTGATATACTCACGATTACGATCGATCCGGTCGATGCAAAAGACTTTGATGATGCCATTTCCTTTCGGATATTAAAAAATGGGAATTACGAGATCGGGGTACATATTGCAGATGTATCTCACTATGTGGAAGAAGGTTCTGTATTGGATAAAGCGGCCTATGGGAAAGCTACCTCGGTCTATCTCCCCGACCGGGTTAACCCTATGTTGCCCGAGCATATATCCAATGTTCTCTGCTCATTACGTCCGCATGAAGACAAACTCACCTTCTCTGTTATTTTTCAAATGACACCGAAAGGAGAGATCAAGCAATATTGGATCGGGAAGACCATTATCCATTCAGACCATCGGTTTACCTATGAGGAAGTTCAGGAGATCATTGAAACAGAGGATGGATTGTACCGGGACGAAATACTCATATTGAATTCGATCGCCAAATCCCTGCGAAAGAAGAGATTCAGGCATGGGGCCATTGCCTTTTCTTCCCAGGAGGTGCGGTTCAAACTGGATGAAAAAGGAAAGCCGATCGGGATCATGATCAAGGAAAGTAAGGAATCCCATCAGCTGATTGAAGAATTCATGCTGCTCGCCAACCGTACCGTGGCCGAGAATGTTTCGAAGATCAAACATAATAATAAGCCAATTCCTCTTCCTTACCGGGTACACGATACACCCGACGAAGAAAAATTGTTGCCCTTTGTGGCCTTTGCCAAAAAATTTGGGCATTCATTTGACATGTCATCACCGCATGCGATCGCCGCCTCGTTCAATCAATTGCTGAAAGATGTGCATGGAAAGCCCGAGCAGCATGTGTTGGAGCAATTGGGTATACGTACCATGGCCAAGGCCAAATACACCATCGAGAACGTAGGTCATTACGGATTGGGATTTGAACACTATTGCCATTTTACCTCACCCATCCGTCGCTATCCGGATATTTTGGTACATCGGGTCATGCAATCCATCCTGACTTCTGCCATCCAGCCGGATAAAAAGATGGAGGAAAAATGTAAACATTCCAGTGAGCGAGAGCGGGCAGCAATGGAAGCCGAACGTTCGGCCAATAAGTATAAGCAGGTCGAGTACATGCAGAATTTCCTGGGTGAAGAATTTGAAGGTATCATTAGCGGTGTAGCCGCCTTTGGGTTCTGGGTAGAGACCGTAGATCATAAATGTGAGGGGCTTGTTAGTATTTCCAGCCTGTCCGATTATGATGATTTCCGCCATGTGGAATCCGATTATTGTTTGACCGGATTGCGTTCCGGCAGGCAGTTCCGGATGGGTGATAAGGTTTCGATCAAAGTGGTAGCGGCCAGCCTGGAGAAAAGACAACTGGATTATGAATGGGTAGTGGCCAGTGGATTAAAAGAAGGAAAGAAGAAGAAAAAATAA
- the lpxK gene encoding tetraacyldisaccharide 4'-kinase, with protein MFSNVFLKSFRVFLLPFALIYWAVIGLRNWLFEKEILKSTSFGLPIICIGNLSVGGTGKSPMVEFLVRFLKDQHKPAILSRGYKRRTEGYVLAAPEHTALDIGDEPRQFYQKFPGVPVAVGEKRLEAIPQLLHDHPETNCIILDDAFQHRSVKAGLNILLTDYNNLFTRDFYLPTGDLRDLRSGYKRAEVIVVTKCNPKIDVTEKEAIIREINPLPHQRIFFAANRYAHPYHISNPENVTRLSVPEEILLITGIANPAPLKHLLELHTASYSMMHYPDHHIFTVSDWKEIQKKFAQIRATKKIMLTTEKDAVRLTKFGDELKDIPLYVIPLEHHFLFEEQDEFQEIVLNFIKNFRKPV; from the coding sequence ATGTTTTCTAATGTATTTCTGAAATCATTTCGGGTCTTTTTATTACCGTTTGCCCTAATTTATTGGGCTGTGATCGGGTTAAGAAACTGGCTCTTTGAGAAGGAAATATTAAAATCCACCAGTTTCGGGTTGCCCATCATCTGTATTGGCAACCTGTCTGTGGGTGGCACGGGCAAATCACCTATGGTGGAATTCCTGGTGCGGTTTTTAAAGGACCAACACAAACCGGCCATCCTTAGCCGGGGCTATAAGCGCAGAACTGAAGGATATGTGCTGGCTGCACCGGAACATACGGCCCTGGATATAGGAGATGAACCCCGTCAATTCTATCAGAAATTTCCGGGCGTGCCCGTAGCCGTAGGGGAGAAACGACTGGAAGCCATTCCGCAACTGCTGCATGACCATCCTGAAACCAATTGCATCATCCTGGATGACGCTTTTCAACACCGATCCGTCAAGGCCGGTTTAAATATCTTACTAACCGATTACAATAATCTATTCACCCGTGATTTTTATCTGCCTACCGGTGATTTACGTGATCTGCGCTCGGGCTATAAAAGGGCCGAAGTGATCGTGGTAACAAAATGCAATCCCAAGATCGACGTAACCGAAAAGGAAGCGATCATCCGCGAGATCAATCCCCTGCCACACCAAAGGATATTCTTTGCGGCCAACCGGTATGCTCATCCTTATCACATTTCCAACCCGGAAAATGTTACACGGTTATCCGTACCCGAAGAAATACTGCTGATCACGGGTATCGCGAATCCGGCCCCCCTTAAGCACCTGCTTGAACTCCATACCGCTTCCTATTCGATGATGCACTATCCCGATCACCATATCTTCACCGTTTCTGATTGGAAAGAAATTCAAAAAAAATTCGCACAGATCAGGGCCACCAAGAAAATCATGCTGACCACCGAAAAAGATGCTGTCCGGCTCACCAAATTTGGCGACGAGTTGAAGGATATTCCCCTTTATGTTATCCCACTTGAGCACCACTTTTTGTTTGAGGAGCAGGACGAATTCCAGGAGATTGTGCTTAATTTCATTAAAAATTTTCGCAAACCAGTTTAA
- a CDS encoding LytTR family transcriptional regulator DNA-binding domain-containing protein, with translation MPKVILIDDEPLARSIVREYLAAFPELEVVAECNDGFEGVKAIQQHQPDLIFLDIQMPRINGFEMLELLTNPPLVIFTTAFDEFAMKAFETHAVDYLLKPFSPERFARAIEKWKATAQSTEPGTTAALLETASQSPLQRHRVVVRTGQKIRIIPVADIHYFEAADDFVKLHTSEGVFLKNRTLTYFENLLDKGQFARCHRSYLINIQQITRIDHHEKDSYVAVLISGAVIPVSRTGYARLKEVLGL, from the coding sequence ATGCCGAAAGTGATACTCATTGATGATGAACCGCTGGCCCGTTCTATTGTCAGGGAATACCTGGCCGCCTTTCCTGAATTGGAGGTAGTGGCCGAATGCAATGATGGGTTTGAAGGAGTGAAAGCAATCCAGCAACACCAACCTGATCTGATATTTCTCGATATTCAAATGCCCCGAATCAATGGTTTTGAAATGCTGGAACTATTGACCAACCCACCCCTGGTAATATTTACCACCGCCTTTGATGAATTCGCCATGAAGGCTTTTGAAACACATGCCGTTGATTATTTACTCAAACCATTTTCCCCGGAAAGGTTTGCGAGGGCTATCGAAAAATGGAAGGCCACTGCCCAATCCACCGAACCGGGTACTACCGCTGCTTTACTGGAAACAGCTTCCCAATCACCGCTTCAACGTCACCGGGTCGTAGTTCGCACCGGGCAAAAGATCCGGATCATACCGGTAGCGGATATCCATTATTTTGAGGCCGCCGATGACTTTGTCAAACTCCATACCTCCGAAGGGGTCTTTCTCAAAAACAGGACGCTAACCTATTTTGAAAATTTGCTGGACAAGGGCCAGTTTGCGCGTTGTCACCGATCCTACCTGATTAATATTCAACAGATCACCCGCATCGATCATCATGAAAAGGACAGCTACGTGGCCGTACTAATTTCCGGTGCGGTTATCCCGGTCAGTCGCACTGGATATGCGCGTCTAAAAGAGGTGCTGGGATTGTAA
- a CDS encoding SulP family inorganic anion transporter codes for MNEDQRTFTPMFSFSKRTYRFYLLSFLKHDLKASITVFFVALPLCLGISLASDAPVYSGLVAGVIGGVVVGFLSGSHLSVSGPAAGLTAICAAAITDLGAPEIFFLSVAIAGLLQIVLGLFKLGGFTHFIPSAVIKGMLTAIGIILISKQIPSLIGYTKPDFWSNELFNIIKLNHVFSNVKSLYASSSRGVVIVAVLSLALLILWKKYLSHKLKFLPTSFITVLAGALLALLFRHYIPSLHLKDDHFVHIPLNLVSQVQFPDFHSLFTNREIWQTGVVICFVASLETLLSIEAIDKLDKFNRITPQNRELMAQGTGNLLSGLLGGLPITAVIVRSSANTEAGGHTKLSAIFHGLWLTLIILLAIPLVNSIPYCVLAVILIRTGYNLAKPSMIKQVYKQGREQFLPYIITVVAILFTDLLIGVLIGVIYSIYFLVKHTYQAGFVLKEKKEGHTSHYTLTLAMNVSYMNKKKILETLDKIPPYSILEINGSQSDYIDNDVLEIIQDYKSKAHNKHIQLNLKDVPEVVTMAHH; via the coding sequence ATGAATGAGGACCAACGGACTTTTACACCCATGTTTTCCTTTTCCAAGCGTACCTATCGGTTTTACCTCCTCTCCTTTTTAAAACATGATCTAAAGGCCAGCATCACTGTTTTCTTTGTTGCATTACCTCTTTGCTTAGGTATCTCTTTGGCTTCCGATGCGCCTGTTTATTCCGGATTGGTTGCAGGGGTTATTGGAGGCGTGGTGGTAGGTTTCCTCAGTGGATCCCATCTTAGCGTAAGCGGCCCTGCTGCTGGTCTTACGGCCATATGTGCCGCCGCGATTACTGATCTGGGCGCACCCGAGATATTCTTTCTTTCCGTGGCCATTGCAGGATTGCTCCAGATCGTGCTCGGTCTATTCAAATTAGGCGGTTTTACGCACTTTATTCCTTCGGCTGTTATCAAGGGCATGCTCACAGCTATTGGGATCATTCTCATTTCTAAACAGATTCCATCGCTGATAGGTTATACAAAACCTGATTTCTGGTCCAATGAACTGTTTAATATCATTAAACTAAACCACGTATTCAGCAATGTAAAAAGCCTTTATGCCAGTTCTTCCCGCGGGGTCGTGATCGTGGCCGTCCTGTCGCTGGCCTTATTGATCCTGTGGAAAAAATACCTTAGTCACAAACTGAAGTTTCTTCCAACCTCATTCATTACCGTTTTGGCGGGAGCGCTGTTGGCCTTGCTGTTTCGGCACTATATCCCTTCCCTGCATTTAAAAGATGATCACTTTGTTCATATCCCCCTCAACCTGGTATCACAGGTTCAGTTTCCTGATTTTCATTCCTTGTTCACCAATCGGGAAATTTGGCAAACCGGCGTGGTGATTTGTTTTGTCGCCAGTCTGGAAACCTTACTGAGTATTGAGGCCATTGACAAACTGGACAAATTTAACCGCATCACTCCCCAAAACAGGGAATTGATGGCACAGGGAACCGGCAACCTGCTGAGTGGATTATTGGGCGGATTGCCCATTACGGCTGTGATCGTACGAAGCTCAGCCAATACAGAGGCCGGAGGACATACCAAATTATCGGCCATCTTTCACGGGCTTTGGCTTACGCTGATCATATTGTTGGCCATTCCGCTGGTCAACAGTATCCCCTATTGCGTATTGGCGGTTATCCTGATCAGAACGGGATATAATCTTGCCAAACCCAGTATGATCAAACAGGTCTATAAACAGGGAAGAGAGCAATTCCTCCCCTACATCATTACCGTTGTTGCCATTCTGTTTACCGATCTCCTGATAGGGGTATTGATCGGTGTGATATACAGCATTTATTTTCTGGTAAAACACACCTATCAGGCTGGGTTTGTTTTAAAAGAAAAAAAGGAAGGTCATACCTCGCATTATACCCTCACACTGGCCATGAATGTCAGTTACATGAATAAGAAAAAGATCCTGGAAACACTGGATAAGATTCCTCCCTATTCTATCCTGGAGATCAATGGGTCTCAAAGCGATTATATTGACAATGATGTGCTGGAAATCATTCAGGATTATAAGTCAAAGGCCCACAACAAGCATATCCAGCTTAATCTAAAGGATGTGCCGGAGGTGGTGACGATGGCTCATCACTAG
- a CDS encoding polyprenyl synthetase family protein: MQSFESLAGQFVAYFNVRHFPEQPASLYDPNEYFLQLGGKRVRPVACLMGNELFDDIQPGTWELATAIELFHNFTLIHDDIMDQSPLRRGQPTLHEKYDQSTAILAGDVMLVVAYDHLNKVGKEYLHRLLHLFNRTAREVCEGQQLDMDFEKRTQVSLEEYIRMIELKTSVLLAASLQMGALLGGASERNQQLLYEFGRKLGIAFQVRDDYLDAYGDPAKFGKQVGGDIKKNKKTFLLIHAMEKANQAQRRELDALLAGDADDKVERTLRLFSEVGVDQWAISLWEKYYAEAMQHLEDTAVLSVRKEPLKELARFLIEREH, from the coding sequence ATGCAATCATTTGAATCGCTCGCCGGTCAGTTTGTGGCTTATTTCAATGTCCGGCATTTCCCCGAGCAGCCGGCATCCTTATATGATCCCAATGAGTATTTTTTACAACTGGGTGGTAAACGGGTGCGCCCTGTGGCCTGCTTAATGGGAAATGAACTTTTTGATGATATCCAGCCTGGTACCTGGGAACTCGCCACGGCGATCGAGTTGTTTCACAATTTTACCCTGATCCATGATGATATCATGGACCAGTCGCCATTGCGCAGAGGCCAGCCCACGCTTCATGAGAAATATGATCAGTCCACGGCCATTCTTGCCGGAGATGTTATGCTGGTAGTGGCCTATGATCACCTGAACAAAGTAGGTAAGGAGTATCTCCATCGCTTACTCCATCTGTTCAACCGGACTGCCCGGGAAGTTTGCGAAGGGCAGCAGCTGGATATGGATTTTGAAAAAAGGACCCAGGTGAGCCTCGAGGAATATATCCGGATGATCGAGTTGAAAACCTCCGTACTCCTGGCGGCCAGCCTGCAGATGGGAGCCCTGCTGGGTGGTGCCAGTGAACGAAACCAGCAATTGCTGTACGAGTTTGGCCGTAAATTGGGTATTGCCTTTCAGGTGCGGGACGACTATCTGGATGCCTATGGAGATCCGGCCAAATTTGGCAAGCAGGTAGGAGGGGACATCAAAAAGAACAAAAAGACCTTTCTCCTGATCCATGCCATGGAAAAGGCCAATCAGGCCCAGCGCAGGGAATTGGATGCCCTATTGGCGGGGGATGCAGATGATAAAGTGGAACGTACCCTGCGACTCTTTAGTGAGGTAGGGGTCGATCAGTGGGCTATTTCCCTTTGGGAAAAGTATTATGCCGAAGCCATGCAACACCTCGAAGACACAGCCGTACTCTCCGTACGCAAAGAACCATTGAAAGAGCTGGCAAGGTTCCTGATTGAAAGGGAGCATTAA
- the bioD gene encoding dethiobiotin synthase yields the protein MNPHFFITGTGTGIGKTVAAALVAEAIGADYWKPIQAGFEEGTDTEWVKSVLTNGPDRVHPEIYKLGIPASPHISARKEGIQISLDKIREAYHTRMNTPKPLVIEGAGGLMVPLNEKQFVTDLIRELGCRVILVSRNYLGSINHSLLTAQVCREKGLPVAGWIFNDRFMDYESEIVEWTGIPSLGSIPPLKNNNAETIQQIANAWKEELMTKLKQ from the coding sequence CTGAATCCCCATTTTTTCATAACCGGAACCGGTACCGGCATCGGTAAAACGGTGGCGGCCGCCCTGGTGGCAGAGGCCATCGGTGCCGATTATTGGAAACCGATCCAGGCAGGATTTGAAGAGGGAACGGATACCGAATGGGTAAAGTCGGTATTGACCAACGGTCCGGATAGGGTACACCCCGAAATCTATAAACTGGGTATTCCGGCCTCCCCCCATATTTCCGCACGAAAAGAGGGTATTCAAATTTCTCTGGATAAGATCCGTGAGGCTTACCATACCCGGATGAATACACCAAAACCTCTGGTTATCGAAGGGGCGGGAGGGTTGATGGTGCCCCTGAATGAGAAGCAATTTGTGACTGATCTGATCAGGGAATTGGGTTGCCGGGTCATACTGGTCAGCCGCAATTACCTCGGAAGCATAAACCATTCCCTGCTCACTGCACAGGTTTGCCGTGAAAAAGGTTTGCCAGTGGCTGGATGGATTTTCAACGACCGGTTCATGGATTATGAATCCGAGATAGTTGAGTGGACAGGAATCCCATCGCTGGGATCAATCCCTCCACTCAAAAACAATAACGCTGAAACGATACAACAAATAGCCAACGCTTGGAAAGAGGAATTAATGACAAAACTGAAACAATGA
- a CDS encoding Smr/MutS family protein yields MKFQVGDTIILLHSNEEGEIVDIINNKMVLVDVKGVRFPAYMDQIDFPYFKRFTEKKKNGNTERKFIEDIKKEKAQHTPRTIDGVWLTFLPVIGTDEFGDDVVEELKLHLVNRTDHHYRFDYKQAFFGKPAFELKNEIRAFEDFYLHDLPFEDMNDNPIFEFEFSLLTPIKGKAEICTASIKIKPKQLFQRIEEIRSRNEATFSYRLFDVYPDQKEEDKIDIGSLAGKYKIYDATKAKQHLEPPRSVVDLHIEKITDDWKGLSNLQIIGYQMRTFEKYYELALAHLQPSLVVIHGVGSGRLRDEIHEWLKFRKEVKTFVNQYDPRFGYGATEIYFQY; encoded by the coding sequence ATGAAATTTCAGGTAGGCGATACCATCATTCTGCTTCATTCCAATGAGGAAGGGGAGATCGTGGATATCATCAACAACAAGATGGTATTGGTAGATGTAAAGGGCGTCCGTTTCCCGGCCTATATGGATCAGATCGACTTTCCGTATTTCAAACGCTTTACCGAGAAAAAAAAGAACGGGAACACCGAGCGGAAATTCATTGAGGATATTAAAAAAGAAAAGGCCCAGCATACACCCCGTACCATCGACGGGGTTTGGCTCACCTTCCTGCCGGTGATCGGTACCGATGAGTTTGGGGATGATGTGGTGGAAGAACTCAAACTTCATCTGGTAAACAGGACCGATCACCATTACCGGTTTGATTATAAACAGGCTTTTTTTGGCAAACCGGCCTTTGAATTAAAAAATGAGATCAGGGCCTTTGAAGATTTTTACCTGCATGACCTCCCTTTTGAGGACATGAACGACAACCCGATTTTTGAATTTGAATTCTCCCTGCTTACCCCCATCAAAGGGAAGGCTGAAATCTGTACAGCATCCATTAAGATCAAACCTAAACAGCTTTTCCAGCGCATCGAAGAGATCCGTAGCCGCAATGAAGCTACTTTTTCCTATCGATTATTTGATGTGTACCCCGATCAAAAGGAAGAAGACAAGATCGATATCGGTTCCCTGGCTGGTAAGTATAAGATCTATGATGCAACAAAGGCAAAGCAACACCTCGAACCGCCCCGTAGTGTGGTTGACCTCCATATTGAAAAGATCACGGATGACTGGAAGGGTTTAAGTAACCTCCAGATCATTGGATACCAAATGCGCACTTTTGAAAAATATTATGAACTTGCCCTGGCGCATCTTCAACCTTCCCTTGTGGTGATCCACGGAGTGGGAAGTGGCCGGCTCCGGGATGAGATCCATGAATGGTTGAAATTTCGTAAGGAAGTAAAAACCTTTGTGAATCAATACGACCCCCGGTTTGGATATGGGGCCACTGAAATCTACTTTCAATACTAG